The nucleotide sequence CCCCGGGACGCCAGGCGTCGTCGTGGTGGTCGTGGAAGATCCGTACCCCCTGCCACGGCAGCGGTACGAGGCCCTGGTCACGCGCCAGCGCGTCCAGGGCCTCGGGCGTGTCGCCCCGGGTGCGCAGGCCCAGGTTGCCGACGCTCGTGCCGGTGCCGCTCTCGATGAGCTTCCGGGCCTCGCCGTAGGCCCCGCGCAGCGCCTCGCGCACACCGATCGACCGCCGGTTCCTGGTCAGGATGCTCAGCACCCCGCCGGGAGCGACCTGCGCGGCGAGCCGGGCGACGGCGTCGGCGGGCTCCGGCAGGTACATCAGCACGCCGTGGCAGCACACCGCGTCGAACCGCTGCTCCCCGAAGGGCAGCGACAGGACGTCGGCCGCGACGAACCGCACCCGTCCTCCGAGATCGCTGTGCGCGGCGATCCGTTCGGCCGCCGCGGCGAGCATCCCGGGGGAGGGGTCGACCGCGGTCACGCGGTGTCCCGCCGCCGCGAGCCGCAGGACCGTCTCACCATCCCCGCACCCCACGTCCAGGACCCGGGCGGGCCGGCGCGGGAGCTCCTCCAGGACACGCCGTGCCACCAGGTCGTGCCGCAGCCGGCCCCGTCCGCCGGCCGAGTGGTCGGCATAGGCGTCGCCCACCGCGGCGAAATCAGCGGCCATGGTCCGGGCTCCTTCCGGTCGTCGGGGCGGAACAAGGACGCTGTGCGGTCATCGACGTTAACCCAGGGAACCCGACGGGGAAACGACGCGATTGAGCCGACGGCGGCCCGACGGCGGACGATTAAACGAGTGCTCTGGCGGGGCGCCGGCGACTAGGATGATCACCCTTTCGCGCAAGAGGGGGAGCACGTGATCGACGTCGACGGGTACCTCGCGGTGCTGGGCGTGGCCAGGCCCGCGGCCCCGACCGCCGAAGCGCTGTGGGAGCTGCACCGGGCCCAGGTGGAGCGGGTCGCCTACGAGAACCTCGACATCCACCTGGGGCGCCCGACCGGCATCGACGCCGCGGAATCCGTGGCCCGGATCACGCGCGGGCGCGGCGGCTACTGCTTCCACCTCAACGGCGCCTTCGCCGCGCTGCTCACCGCCCTCGGCTACGAGGTCACCCTGCACCGTGCCGGGGTGCAGGGAGAGGACGAGGACCCCGAGGGGCCCGGCGGCGACCACCTCGCGCTCACCGTACGGCTCGACGGCGAGCCGTGGCTCGTCGACACCGGGCTCGCCGGCGGCATGCACGAGCCGCTGCCGCTGCGCGAAGGCAGCTACACCCAGGGGCCGTTCACCTACGCGATGGTCCCGTCGAAGGCCGTGCCCGGCGGCTGGAGGTTCCTCCACGACCCCCGCGGCGCGTTCACCTCGATGGTCTTCGCGCCGGAGCCCGTCGAACTGGCCTCCTTCGCCGAGGAGCACGTCCGTCTTTCGACCTCTCCCGAGTCCGGCTTCGTCCGCGTCTGCACGGCCCAGCTCCGCCGCGCCGAGGGCGTGGACGTCCTGCGCGGCTGTGTGCTGCGCCGGATCGAGGCCGGGGGCACGACCGAGCGGACCATCGCATCCGCCGACGACTGGTACGACGTCCTGTCCCGCGTGTTCCGCCTGGACCTCACCGACGTCGAGGCCCCCGCCCGGACGGAACTGTGGCACCGCGTCCGCACCGCCCACCAGGAATGGGAGGCCACGTCCGGCGCCGGGGAACAGCCGTCCGCCGAGCGCGCCTAGGGGGTGTCTTGCCGATCAGGCCGGGCTCGCGACGCCTGGCACCGCGCCTCGCCGCGTTGTCGTCGGTCACCATGGCTCCGCCATGCCTCCCTCCTCCGCCTTGCGATGCGTCCCCTAG is from Streptomyces venezuelae ATCC 10712 and encodes:
- a CDS encoding class I SAM-dependent methyltransferase; protein product: MAADFAAVGDAYADHSAGGRGRLRHDLVARRVLEELPRRPARVLDVGCGDGETVLRLAAAGHRVTAVDPSPGMLAAAAERIAAHSDLGGRVRFVAADVLSLPFGEQRFDAVCCHGVLMYLPEPADAVARLAAQVAPGGVLSILTRNRRSIGVREALRGAYGEARKLIESGTGTSVGNLGLRTRGDTPEALDALARDQGLVPLPWQGVRIFHDHHDDAWRPGAAEYGEALATEWTASWRSPYRDVARLVHTLARRPAPPRSARPEPAG
- a CDS encoding arylamine N-acetyltransferase family protein is translated as MIDVDGYLAVLGVARPAAPTAEALWELHRAQVERVAYENLDIHLGRPTGIDAAESVARITRGRGGYCFHLNGAFAALLTALGYEVTLHRAGVQGEDEDPEGPGGDHLALTVRLDGEPWLVDTGLAGGMHEPLPLREGSYTQGPFTYAMVPSKAVPGGWRFLHDPRGAFTSMVFAPEPVELASFAEEHVRLSTSPESGFVRVCTAQLRRAEGVDVLRGCVLRRIEAGGTTERTIASADDWYDVLSRVFRLDLTDVEAPARTELWHRVRTAHQEWEATSGAGEQPSAERA